TACTTTCCTGATATTTTTTTTTCTATCGCACTCGTAGAATAGCCCTCAACAAATTCAATCGTTTTTATTTCTCCACCATTGGCACGCACAAGATCGGAACCCACAATATATTTTTTATTCTTCGCATCTTTTTCGGCAGCATCGTAATCGGCGCCTTTCACTAAAACATCCGGTTGAATGAAATTTATTAATTGATATGGAGTTTCCTCGTCGAACAAAATAACTGCATCCACAAATTCCATTGCAGCGATCACCATTGACCTCGAATGTTCATCCTGCAGCGGGCGATTCATTCCTTTGTTCAGCAATTTCACACTTGCATCGCTGTTCATTCCCACAATGAAAAAAATCCCGCACTCCGCAGCTTTTGCGAGATAATCGACATGCCCGAGATGAACAATATCGAAACAGCCATTGGTGAAAACGATCTTCTTCCCGAAAAAATGCAGCTGCGCAATTTTCCATTTGATGGAACCCGGCGTATGAATTTTTGAAGCGATTATTTCCGTTGCATTCATTTCACTGAGCGGTTTAAAGTGTTTCTTAAAATTGCAGAAATCCCGAAGAACAACAGTACTGTTCCTACCTGTGCGCCCCAGCTCAACCATGCGAATGCCGGCGCATCTGGCTGAGAAGAAGGAGCGATCCCGATAAGCACGCCTGTTACGATTATCTGGTACATTCCTATTCCACCAGGTGTGAAGATGACACCGAAAGTGCCGAAAAGCAGCAATACAAGCGCCGTGTGAATGCTCAGTCCGCTCGTTGTCGGGAAACAGAAAAAGCAAACGTAAAGAGATGAAAGATATCCGCACCAGATGAAAATGGTATGAAAGAGAAAAATTCCGGGCGACGGAAGTTTTCTAACTGTGAGCAAACCGTTTTTAAATCCATTGAAAAAACCGCTGACTTTTTTACGAATACCGCTGCTGATCTTTTTACGGAAAATAAAAATAGAGACGACCAGAAGAATAATTCCTGCAGCGAGAATGATCAACAAAGTTTTATTCTGAAAAAGATGGCCGAACCAGTTCAACGCCGGCGTCCGGATGTATTCGACCCACATCGAACTCAGTTGTGAAAATTCAAGAATGAGAACGAGCAGAAAAACAATTCCCAGGCAAACCATATCCACGATGCGCTCAACGATCACCGTGCCGAATGATTCTGCAAATGGAACATCATCCGACGTTTTCAATACGCCGCAACGAATCACTTCTCCCGAACGTGGAATTCCGTAATTCGCGAGATAGCCGATCATCACCGCATAAAACCGGCTTCCTAATCCTGCTTTATGCCCGAGCGGAAGAAGCGTTTGTTTCCATCGCATCGCGCGGCTCAGGTGTGCGAGCGCGCCTATAATGATCGCGACTGCAAACCATCCGTAATTCGCCGTTTTAAGTGCAGTAAAAAATTGTTCTTTCTCTTCCGGTTTAAATCTGCTGAACTGCCAATACATCAAACCAACACCCAGTCCGAAAAAGACAATGAACTGGAGAAATTGCTTGAGCTTCTGATTCAATTTTCAGGATTTAAGTTTGTTGTTGTTTCCCGTGTCCGGAAAAATCACAACAGGATTGAATTTTTTCGCCGCTTCAAATTCCATCACTGCATAAGAGAGTACGATCACATCATCACCCGGATTGAATTTTAAAGCAGCAGGGCCATTGAGACAAATCACTCCACTTCCGCGTTTTCCTTTGATCACATAAGTTACAATGCGTTCTCCGTTGCGGTAATTCAAAACGTGCACTTGCTCGTTCTCAATAAGATTCGCCGCATTCATCAGTTCTTCATCGATCGTAATACTGCCAATGTAGTTCAGATCGGCCTGCGTAACACGCACCCGGTGAATTTTCGATTTCAACACTTGTATCTGCATAACGGGAACAAAGTTAGGTAAATGCAGCAATCAAAAATTCATTGGTGATTTGCAGGAATTTATAGCTGTGCGAAGTAAAAATTTTTTACAAGCGTTTTTTTTGGAGCGCAAGTTCATCACATCAATTTCCCGCTTCGTCGAATAATTGACTTTTTTCTTGCTTTATTAGGAGGGGGGGGTAAATTGCCCTGCAAAACCTCCACTCATGAAAAATATTTCAAAAATTCTTTCTATCTTTTTCATAATGAATTTCGCTGTAAATCTCTCTGCTCAGTCGGGAACCAAGTGGGCAACGAATGGAAATAATATTTCCACGGCAGATTTTTTTGGCGCTGCAAATTCTGCAGATATAAATTTCCGGACAAACAACATCGCGCGCATGACGATCACGAGCGCGGGCACCTTACGCGTGTACAATCTCGTGGGCGCAGGAAACGGATTTGTTTCACTCGATGTGAATGGAAATTTAGCGCGCACGAATTTTACGAATGACACGAACCAGGTTTTGAGCGGCGACGGAACTTTTAAAAATATTTCTTCCATTAGTGGATGGGCGTTTTCAGGAAATAATATTTACAACACAAATTCAGGAACAGTTGGAATAGGAACTTCATCTCCGTCTTCCGGATATTTGCTTGATGTAAATGGCGATGCGCATTTCTCCGGAAATATTTTTGCTTCGGGACTCGTGCTTACAACAAAAGTGCAGGCCGATACGATCAGGAGTCTGAGTCAAATTTCCATTAACAACAACCTTGTAATTTCTGCCGGAACGCAAAACGAACTTTACACGAATTCAAATGATCTTTTAATTCAAAGCGCATCTGCATACACGCAGGGAAATACAATTCTTAATGCGGGCAACAGCGGCAAAGTTGGAATCGGAAATTTAAATCCGCTGTATAAATTAGATGTGAATGGAGATGAAAGAGTGAGCGGAAAAATATATGTGGAGCGGATTTTAGGATTGCCGGGCGACAGTATAATTAAATTTGGTGACAGCACTTTGTATCTGAATTATGTGAATTCAAAAATATTTAATTCCAGTTCGGTAAAAGGAATGGTCGTTGGCTCTCCGTTCTCTAATGCGTTTGGATCGAGATCAGTTGCCATCGGAACAAATCTTCAAACCGCTTCGAATGCAGATCATGCAATAGTTATAGGAAGCGGGCCGCTTAGCAGTGCGGGAACTTTAATAAACAATCAACCGAATTCATTGATGATCGGATTCAATTCTACAGTACCGAGTTTTTTTGTAGGGCCATCTGCGTCATCAAACACATCAGGAAATGTTGGAATTTCTACGTCCATTCCCGAATCAGAATTACAAATCGGCGAATCCTACTCAAAATTAAATTTCGGGAAAGCGCCATTGGTTGCTTCCACGTTCAGCAGTTCTTACATTGGGTTCAATGCGTCACGCGATCAAAGCGGAAACTGGAAATCGGATGGCAATGGCGCGGGCAATGGTGGATTTGTATTGCTGAATGATATTGGCGGAGGATTACGTTTCATTGGTGTGCCAACATCAGGAGGAGGAACACAAAATCTAACGGATCAGAACATGCAGGATAACACGCGCATGTTTCTGCGCGCAGACGGGCGCGTGATCATTGGAACAAAAACACAGGCGGGCGGGCCGTTTGATCTTGCAACTACATTGCTAACTGTGAACGGAGGAATCGTTTGCCAGAAAGCAAATGTAACGATGAACAGTTGGGCCGATTCAGTTCTCGCACCGGGCTATCATCTCATGCCGTTGGATTCAGTTGCGAAATACATTGACTCTACCGGCCATTTGCCCGGTGTAGCAAGTGAAAAAGAAGTAAAAGCAAACGGGGTTGATCTCGGGCAGGATGATGTGATGCTGATGGCGAAGTTGGAAGAACTCACTTTATACATGTTGCAATTAAAGAAAGAAAACGAGGGGATGAAAAAAGAAATTGAAGAATTGAAATTGAAGAATAAATAGTATTGATTTTCTTGGTCAATGAAAAAGCACATTATATTTTCTGTTTTACTTATTTCTTTTCTCAACCTGTTTCTTTCGGAGTGCAGGAGAGACCCGCCGGTGCATAAGGATTGGCCGGGATGGAAATATTTTAATTCAGCCAATGCACCTTTAGATAAATACGGAGTAGAAAATATTATTGTGGATCGTTTATCAAATGAATGGGTTTTCACTGGAGGTTATATTGCAAAGTATTCCGATGGGGAATGGCAAAAAATTGACCCACCAGCTTTAGAGCCGGACGCATTTTTAATATATGCGAAAGGTGTGTCAATGGGGAATTACATTTGGTTTGGCAACGCGAACCATGGATTATATAGAATAAATATTTTTGATAATAGCATTCAGTTGTTTGATCAAAGCAATTCTGGAATTATTGCTAGTGTAACAGGAACAGAAATTGCTGCTGACACTTTGAATAGTGTATTGTGGATTTCTACCGCTGCCGGAATGGTACGTTATGATGGAACAAATTGGCAGGTTTATGATATGGCAAATTCACCTGTGACTTCTGATCAATTCGATGGAGTAGGAATAGATAATTCAGGAAACAAATGGTTCTCCGCGAAAGAAAATCCTTCCGTTTCAGGCGATAGTACTTCTTATATTAAATATAATGAAATCACAGGGCAGTGGAGTATTTATAATACTGCGACTTGTGGTTTCAATGTTTATCATGCCTGGGATATTGTTGCAGATGATGATAATGGAATATGGTTTTCAAATGAATACGCTGATCGTTATTATCAGGGGAGTTGGACGAGATATAGTAGCACAAATGTTCAGGGCTTTCCGAACGATTTAACAAAGTGGATGATTAAAGATAGGAAGGGAAGAATCTGGATCACTTCTTCTCAAAACGGAGTAATGGTTTTTGATCATGGCTCATGGAGTCACTTGACATCTCAAAACTCAGGCTTATTGACTGATACAATAAATTCTATTGCAATCATGAAAAATGGAGAAATATGGGTTGGAACAAACGAAGGTATTTCTGTCTATGATAATCAGGAATGAAAATGAGAACTAAAATATTTATTCTACTATTGGGAACTTCTCTCAGGATTTGTGCTCAGTCAAATCCGAATCTCGTTCCTAATCCCTCGTTTGAAGATTATTATTCATGTCCAACAGCTACTGGAATACTCCCAATCAATGGATGGTCTGAGATTAGCGATTGTGAGTATTTTAATGCTTGCAATAATCCTCCTAATGGCAATGGCGATTTCGGAGTGCCTAAAAATTTATATAATATTAATATGCCAAACGGACTTGCTGCACAAGATGGTGTTGGATATTGTGGTTTGCAAACAAGAGATATAATCGGTTTGGAATTTTTGAGTTCCTCTGTCAGTTTAATTGCTAATGTGAAGTATGATGTTTCTTTTTTTGTGAGTTTGGCATCTACCTCTGCTTTTGCAACTCCGCTCAGTCTCGCCCTATCAACTAATTCGTTCTTTTCGACTGATCCAGTAAGCAATTTACAAAATGCAATTATTGTTTCATCTAACAGCGTTGTGGATAATAAGGGATCATGGCTGCAAATTTCCAGTACAATTATTCCTAATTCTAGTGGTCAATATTATTTAGTAATTGGAAACGTTTATACAAATAACGATGTCCCGGCAATTTTACCATATTCTTCATCTGATTACGCCTACTATTACATCGACGACGTAACTATTAAAGAACATCCCGGCTGCTGCCCAACGGATCTCACGATCAGCAACACTACATTAA
This portion of the Bacteroidota bacterium genome encodes:
- a CDS encoding aspartate 1-decarboxylase; protein product: MQIQVLKSKIHRVRVTQADLNYIGSITIDEELMNAANLIENEQVHVLNYRNGERIVTYVIKGKRGSGVICLNGPAALKFNPGDDVIVLSYAVMEFEAAKKFNPVVIFPDTGNNNKLKS
- a CDS encoding adenylyltransferase/cytidyltransferase family protein, which translates into the protein MNATEIIASKIHTPGSIKWKIAQLHFFGKKIVFTNGCFDIVHLGHVDYLAKAAECGIFFIVGMNSDASVKLLNKGMNRPLQDEHSRSMVIAAMEFVDAVILFDEETPYQLINFIQPDVLVKGADYDAAEKDAKNKKYIVGSDLVRANGGEIKTIEFVEGYSTSAIEKKISGK
- a CDS encoding flippase-like domain-containing protein, with amino-acid sequence MNQKLKQFLQFIVFFGLGVGLMYWQFSRFKPEEKEQFFTALKTANYGWFAVAIIIGALAHLSRAMRWKQTLLPLGHKAGLGSRFYAVMIGYLANYGIPRSGEVIRCGVLKTSDDVPFAESFGTVIVERIVDMVCLGIVFLLVLILEFSQLSSMWVEYIRTPALNWFGHLFQNKTLLIILAAGIILLVVSIFIFRKKISSGIRKKVSGFFNGFKNGLLTVRKLPSPGIFLFHTIFIWCGYLSSLYVCFFCFPTTSGLSIHTALVLLLFGTFGVIFTPGGIGMYQIIVTGVLIGIAPSSQPDAPAFAWLSWGAQVGTVLLFFGISAILRNTLNRSVK